In Maylandia zebra isolate NMK-2024a linkage group LG12, Mzebra_GT3a, whole genome shotgun sequence, a single genomic region encodes these proteins:
- the ptar1 gene encoding protein prenyltransferase alpha subunit repeat-containing protein 1, producing the protein MAESEEEVDVLVQRVVKDIANAFKKNPSIDEIGVIPCPEARYNRSPIVLVENKLGVESWCVKFLLPYVHNKLLLYRQRKHWLDREALVDITCTLLLLNPDFTTAWNVRKELLQCGVLNPEKDLYLGKLALTKFPKSPETWIHRRWVLQQVLNQVSTLDHNKNQQQAEAVQADAERNEQLGDRLARTLRQEMKVCSDAAGRYPSNYNAWSHRIWVLQHMARGNVKVFHDELSSMRLWVSMHVSDHSGFHYRQFLLKELIAEICKRPARTSTSCSPQRGCSTVPEGSRPHSRSHSNGEPSGQEAGGEEDGRADFTTVLQLFHQEMDLCSDLIQSFPGHETLWSHRRHVFYLWDQWVREHQHSYSRGSDCKLNHVTDPDPGVPEISSQSCAGHGVNGQKHAGEPMEVDGLFLPDPHNSKRLKRGVLLPCPPTLPTELSFVSSVLGGCCNTEQRHFALAYRKWLDTVIGLQS; encoded by the exons ATGGCGGAGTCGGAGGAGGAGGTAGACGTCTTGGTCCAGAGAGTTGTCAAAGACATCGCGAATGCATTCAAGAAGAACCCCAGCAT TGATGAGATCGGTGTGATCCCGTGTCCAGAGGCTCGCTACAACCGCAGTCCCATAGTGCTGGTGGAGAACAAGCTTGGTGTGGAAAGCTGGTGTGTTAAATTCCTGCTGCCGTACGTCCACAACAAGCTGCTGCTGTACCGCCAACGCAAGCACTGGCTGGACAGAGAAG CTTTAGTGGACATCACCTgcactctgctgctgctgaacccAGACTTCACCACTGCGTGGAATGTCAG GAAGGAGTTACTGCAGTGTGGAGTCCTTAACCCAGAGAAGGACCTCTACCTGGGCAAGCTGGCTTTGACCAAATTTCCCAAGAGCCCAGAGACCTGGATTCATCG ACGCTGGGTGCTGCAGCAGGTCCTGAATCAGGTCTCTACTTTGGACCACAATAAGAATCAGCAGCAGGCTGAAGCAGTGCAGGCTGACGCTGAGAGAAACGAGCAGCTCGGTGACCGCTTGGCCAGGACGCTCCGCCAAGAGATGAAGGTGTGCTCTGACGCAGCCGGCCGCTATCCCAGCAACTACAATGCCTGGTCACACCGCATCTGGGTGCTGCAGCACATGGCCAGGGGCAATGTCAAG GTGTTCCACGACGAGCTGTCCTCTATGCGCCTCTGGGTGTCCATGCATGTCTCTGACCACAGTGGCTTCCACTACCGCCAGTTCCTCCTTAAGGAGCTAATAGCTGAAATCTGCAAGAGGCCAGCTCGCACCTCCACCAGCTGTTCACCCCAGCGTGGGTGCAGCACAGTCCCAGAGGGCAGCCGCCCACACAGCCGCTCTCACAGTAACGGAGAGCCTTCAGGACAAGAGGCGGGCGGCGAGGAAGACGGCCGCGCTGACTTCACTACAGTCCTTCAGCTCTTCCACCAGGAGATGGACCTTTGCTCAGATCTGATCCAGTCCTTCCCTGGACATGAAACACTCTGGAGTCACAG GCGGCATGTCTTTTACTTGTGGGACCAGTGGGTGAGGGAGCATCAGCATTCCTACAGCAGAGGATCCGACTGCAAGTTGAACCATGTGACGGATCCAGACCCAGGAGTGCCAGAGATCAGCTCTCAGAGCTGTGCAGGCCACGGTGTGAACGGACAGAAGCACGCTGGTGAACCTATGGAAGTAGATGGGCTGTTCCTGCCAGACCCCCACAATAGTAAGAGACTGAAGAGAGGCGTCCTGCTGCCTTGCCCCCCCACCCTGCCAACTGAACTCAGCTTTGTAAGCAGTGTTTTGGGCGGCTGCTGTAACACCGAGCAGAGACACTTTGCCCTGGCCTACAGGAAGTGGTTGGATACGGTCATTGGGCTGCAGTCCTGA